The DNA segment GGTGTGTACAGGCACTTTGGTTTACTAGAGAATAGTCACTTACTGCTCAGAAAAAAAGCCGCCGAAGATGCGGCAGCTCGTAGCTATCTTTAAAGTATCCATCACGTTCTTTGAAAGAAGGGTTTCACACACTTTCACGTACCTATGTAAGACACCAAGTATCCCTCAATGTTTGGCTTACACAAGTACGCAAGACCCTGGCTTGAAGAGAGCACAGCGAGAGTGTTATCTCTAACATTGCATCGACTAGGTTTCCGGCTCACTTTGGACGGCACACCTACTGCATCATAACCTTGAGAATAGGAAACTAGCGATGTGACGTTGTCACATCGCTAGTTTCATTTCAGATAGGCAATTTTCGGTGGATGTGCGTCCGTCGCTCGCCTTTCAACCTTCACGTGTAAAGTTCCATGATTTTGGTTTACTAGATTGGTACCATACACTCTATAATTAGTATCGCCGAAGATGAGGGCAGCTCGTAGCTAACTTTAAAGATGTTTTCACCTACACCTGTTTCAATATCTATAAACGCTATCACATGTTCCGCCAATTGGTTCATAAAAACAATGTTGTTTAAATTGACCTGCAAAAGGTTGATTGTACCATGTTGGAGGGCAAGGTCCATATGGATTAAAGTACCAAAGGGCGTATTTCCCTGGATGTTTTCCCCAAAAATCCAAAGTCTGTCTTGCTAATCTTTTTTCAACTTCTCTCGCTCTCTGATAAAATAGATTACCTTTTTGAACAGCTTCAAAAGAATAATTTCCTCCTTGAATATGAAAAATGACATCTCTAATTGTTCTTACATCCCTAAAGTCTAAACAATCAGATCTAGCACGATTAACAATTACATTTCCAACATATAACATTCCTTGCTGACCTTCACCCTCGGCTTCTGCTCGCATCATCCTTGCCATTAACTCAACGTCTGAATCTCGGTACTTTATTCTCGGCATTTATTCACCCCTATATATAGTATGAAAAAAGCCATTAATTAGAATCTAATTATTTTCGCGCTTTTCATTGCAAGGTGATGGGTGGCATCTTTCCCCCTTTTGGTACCTGTGCAATTTGACGACAATAGTGCCACCCGACTCAAGAGGACAAGTCACGATGCGTTGTTAAGTCACGCACATGAAGGTTTCCGGCTCGCTTTGGACGGCAGAACTGCTGCATCATGGCCTAGATAGTAAGAAGAATGGACACTTACCTCATAGAAAAGAATCTGCAGAAGTTAAAATTTCGGCATCTCATAGCTAACTTAATGAATCATTCTGCGTTTTTTTAAAGAAGGGTTTCCACACTATACAGTTTGCAATCTCTGGCTTGAAACTTTACAGACCAAAGATAAATGGTGGCAGACAACGATTTTAGTTGGTGTGCCTGGCAGAACGCAGTGAAGCTTGGCGACCTAGGACTTCCGCTGCGCATGATTCAGTGGGGGGAGTTCGTTAAAGAAGCAGCCTGGCTATGGTCTGCGATTCTATGTATTGAAAAATGCCGAACTTTGAAAAAGCTTCGGCATTTTTGAGAATATTATATACTTGTATTCTTTTCAACTTCTGTTCTAGGAATCTCTAAATTGGGTAAAAGGATTTATCAAGTTGATTACTTTTCTTTTCTTGGGTCAACATAGTCAGGATAGTCCGTAATAATACCGTCCACTTTCATTTCCAGAAGAAAGTCAGCAGATGCCTGACTACGTACTGTCCATGATTGTATTTTCATTCCTAGTGAGTGTACTAGATTGACTAGGTCTTCGTTGATTAATCCGTAACTTGGATTAAAATAATCAGCGTATGCACTAAACTCTTTTAAAGCTTGTGGTGTTGTATGTGCTTTTGACCATGTCAGCACTCCAATTGGAATATTCGGTAGAAGGGTGTTCATTTTTTTCATAGATTCAAAGTTAAACGATTGAAGGATCATTTTTTGATTTTGCGGTTTATCAAGATTGCGATCTTTTAATTCCTCAGCAATGCTTTCTTCAATGCCAGGATAGAGTTCTGGAGCCTTTAATTCAAGTAAAATACCAATCTTCCCATGATATTTGTCTAGAACTTGGTCAAACGTAGGGATTTTTTCTCCAGCAAATTCAGTGCCCTTCCAGCTTCCTGCATCTAGACTTCTCAGTTCATTCAAAGTTAAGTCTCTTACATACCCACTGCCATCTGTTGTTCTATCAACTGAAGTATCGTGAATTATGACTAATTCACCATCTTTAGTTCTTTGAATATCCATCTCGATATAGTCTGCTTTCATTTCTATTGCTTTGTCAAAAGCAGCCATCGTATTTTCAGGCGCATAGCCTGCCGCACCACGATGGGCTATATTATCTACTTTCCTTACTTCTCCAGTTGATTCTTCAGCAAAAGCCTGTGTTAACGGACTAAATAAAATTAGTAATGATAATCCTGTACCCAATAATGTTTTTTTATTCACTATTATCATCTCCTATTCTATTACGTTTGTATTGCTACTACTGGTTAATTAAACATAGCATTCCTATAGTTATTTTCACCGTGTTTATGTAGAGGGTAATTGAGAAAACCTACTTTCATCTTGCTTTTATAGGAATTCCTTGTCTTTTCTGTAATGGAAATTTTGCAATGGTTCCAACAACTCTACCGATTGCTAAAAATGAAAGGGTGACTATAGGAAGAGCTTTTTTCATCAAATCTGTTTGATCCGTTTAGGGCCTCCTCATATTTGACTTGCTCTGTTAGTGTAGTTGTTGAATATGAAGAGGGTATGAATACTGTGTTAAGACATTATTAGAATAATTACCCATATTACAATTCGTATTTTTTTAATGGATCGTTCTATCAGAGAGAGGGCACTGAATACAACCAAAGTCCCGCCATATAAAAAGCACTGTTTCCACAACATCCTAAATCTCCCCAAAATATGCATAGCTGTACCTCTGAGCCAAACCCAAAGATGGATTATTTTTTTTGACTAATCGAACATCCCTACCATCATCTATTTCCCTTCATCCCCCCATTTTAAAAATTTTCATCATTTTCCGATTCTGTGTCCCTTTTTAACATTTTCCCCAGAGAAACGACATGTTTTCCCTAGGGATACGACACGTTTCTCTGGGGGAAACGTGTATTTTCACCATTGGACTGAATTATTTGATTCTCCTACACTGTTGTTACCTGGGAATAACTCTGATGTGCACATTGGCAAGGCAGTAGGAAAATGACGAATTTTGAAGAAGTGTTGGAGCAGTACGAACCTATGATTTATGCGTGTTTACGGAAGTTACGTATTTACAAAAATCATGAGTCGTTTATTCAAGTTGGGCGAATTGGGCTGTGGAAAGCTTGGCTGCGATTTGATGAAACAAAAGGGGATTTTACGCCTTTTGCTTTCCGCAGTATTTATGGAAGTTTGCTAGATGAGTTGAAAAAAGAAACAAAAGATGATCGCCTGGTTCCCGCAGAGGACCAAATTCTTGAACTGATGGTCAATAAGCATAGTCGCACAAATTGCATCGAATGGTCTGAGAAGGTTAAAGAAGCTTTGTCGCAGTTAAAACTGCATGAACAACAACTGATTCACTTGTTGTTTGTCGAAGGGTATTCGCTGGATGAGGTAGTCGTTCACTTAGGAGTTTCGAAGTCTTGCGTCAAGAAAAGAAGAGAGCGTACTTTGGATAAACTAAAAGAAATGATGACAAATTAATACACGAGAAAAATGCCCACCTATCAATTAGGTGGGCATTATTTGACTCTTACTGCAGTCAAAGAATTAGTTTCTGTTGCAATTTATGCTACTAAACAGTTTCAAACGGCATATATTCAGCTCAGCATCTAAAGGTGCCACCGATATAGTGTATATTCTGAATTTTTTTTACACAGATACTCTTTTTTCACTATTTTGGACATATGCTTGATCATTTAACACCTCCACCATGTCATCCAGCCAAGCCTCGCACTTCTTAGGAGTAAACGGAAAAGGATGTTTCGGATACCCCTTCACAGGATCCCATACTGCAATTGGCTTTTTGCCATGGGTGGCTAACATGTCATCCACATCCAACAAGCCATATACATCCGCAAGTTCTTTGGCTTCACTCTTTTTTCCCCACCCATAGAGTAACCGGTCAGCCCCAGAGATTACGTTAGACCATTCAGACTGTGGATTACTGACAAATCGGGAATGCACGATTCCTGCATATTCACATCTTTTTAATAGTCCTAAAAATTCGTTCCCTTCACAAAGATCCGACAAATTCACAATCTTCATGTCATTCCATGCCATATGCTCCATCAATCGCATCAGCTGAAACTGCGTTTTATCCGGCTTCGATTCTGTCCATTCTCCTGAATGTACATCTAAAGTAGGCTTACAACTGCCTGGTTTAAATATCACGATGACTGCATCTACACGGAGTTGTTTCTCAAAATTAAGTGCACTTGTGCCTTCTCTACGCTTAATCCTCGCCTCTGGTCGTATTAATATACGGTCACCAGCAACGGTCTCTTCAAAAAATTGACTCCACACAATGAACCTTTCACCTAATAGCTTTTCCGACAACATCTCCATCCCATCACCCCACACAAATTAATCTAACTTTTCCTAATTTGGCTGAAACTTTCTCAAATGAGCGCTTTTATATGAGAAATTAATACAGAATTCTGCTTACATTCAAGCTTATAGAAGGTATATATATTCTTTTGTAAAGAAACAATATCCTGTCGAACATGTGTATGATCAGCATTTCTAAGGGAACGTTTTTTTCACCTAACTGGGTTAATAGACCGTTTTGGGAAACGATAGAAGAATTTCCGCCGTATACAAAATATTAGCGGCTGAAGATGCAATTTCAGCCGCTTTTGTATTTTCTATATAGGTAATAAATGTAGGAGACCTTTATATTTTTATTTAATTCATTTTCACTTCAGGAATTAAGCAAATATCCTCAATGTTATTTTTGTAAAGTACGTGGCCTTTCTACGTAGATCATCATGTTACGGCGCTTCGACCGGTACACTTCCATCATCGAATACATTCTTTGTTGTTGATTGTTTAAAACATGCTTAGAGACTTTTACTTGAAGAGACATGCCATTGTCAAACACTACTTCCGACGTGTTACCACTCAACACATTTACATGAAAATGGTGATTGAATATCCAAACACATTCCGGATGTATATGCGAAAGTGTTGGGCATGCAGCCACTTCTTCTTCCGTATCAATCAGCAAGGGAGTCTTTTGCGGATATTCCATTAACTTACGAATAGCCTTTATTCGACCATCAAAAGTAGAAGCATTACGGATACACGACTCTTCCAATAAGGATAAAATTGACATTCTTGAAAGATACTCACCATTCTTCGTTATAATCCGGGTCCGGTATCCATCAACAAAAACCGGGTCCAAAGCCAATGTATCTCGATTTATTAAGTACGAATCACACTGCAACAAAAAAATTCTCCTTTTCGATCTCCTATGACTATTCTACCAAGTAATCCAGTAATTGCATACTAAATATTTGGAATAATAGATTTTTTATGGTAAATAGGTAGGACACTCACTAAGGGGTAATATTACCCACCTCTCAGCTCCTTCTCCTCAATTTTTTTAAAAAAATTATGGACTTCTTTTTTAGGTCTATTTCCTCTCATAAAACAGGCGAATTTCAATTTTCACCGATATTGTTCTTTCAAAATTGAATTTTGGCCGTCTTTCATTATTTCGCTGAGCCTTAGACGCACTTGCGATGCAGTTTTCACATACGGTATGCTAATTTTATAGCGATGATTCCGGGTGGCACCTTCCCCCTTTTTGGTACCTGTTCATTTTGGGTACAATAGTGCCACCCGACATAAAATGCGAGGGTAAAGTTTGGCACGTGAAGATTTCCGGCTCGCTCTGGACAGCACAACCGCTGCTTCATAACCTGGGGAATATAAAACATTTTGCGGCGGGTGTGCGTCCGTCACTCGCCTACAAGCTTCTCATGCACAGATCTTTGATTTTAGCTTACTAGAGAATGAAAACTTAATGCTTAGAAAAAAGCCGCCGAAGATGCGGGCAGCTCGTAGCTAACTTTAAAACATCTCTCCATGTTCTTTGTGCCTTCACATTTTTCAGTGATGTGCAGACCAGAAGTGCCATGCACCCATTGATAAATCATGTAGGTTCGAAAATTTCTACTATCCGGTCCGCCCTTATACGATTATGACACAGCTTGTATATTTGATCCAAAAAGGTTTCAGTGTTTAAAATTGAAGTGGGAAGTGGAATTGTCATCGTAGTAGTGCCAAAGGTTTGCTTAAAATATGATTTCCTAATGTAATTTTTTCCATCCCTTTTTAAAGGGTTGTATTTCCACGAAAGTAAGGTGGCACCATCTTCGTCTATTGTCCGGTTTAACTCGGCAATGGTTGTTGATTTATCATGCGCATAAATGACTAAATAATAGTTGTCATTTCGGTGCCAATCGATGAATAAGAAAAAATAGGAATCTTGTCCAAGTTTAGCTACTTCAAAGGCAGATATAATTGGTTTTCCATTCGCCCATTGATGGAATTGCGTTAAGGTATCATTGAATGTGTCTAATTTATTCAATTCATAGGTTGTAGAAGTAGACTCATTCCAGCGTTCTAAATAATTACTTACCATCATAGCCTGCTTTTTCTCCAAGTTAGCATCTCCCTATTTTTTACTTGTTACTGAATAAATCAGTAATACCTGATTCTTAGTAACTTAATTTTATCATAGAGAGGTAAGTACATAGGCTTTCCACTCGGCAAGAATCCGTAAAAACAACTCAAATGAACTCTGTAGGATATCACCATAAATCGTGCATATCATCGCAGTATATACAAACTTAGCAGAATCACTCGCCACAGTACTGACTTGCTTTTCCTTCTTCTGAATATAATTAATTACTGAGTACCATTGTTATCAGCTCCTCCTATTTGGTGGGGGTGGGTATCGGAAGTTCTGTGATTGGTGATTGAAAACAATGGTTTTACGTTTTAACTATGCCATCTATCTATTTAGCCTAATAGGTACCCGAATACCCACGTGGTGAATACTCAAGCATGGTTAAAGTTACGCACATGAAGGTTCTATGATTTTGGTTTACTAGATTGGTACAACACTCTATCATAAGTATCGCCGAAAACGCTTGCCGTTCGTAGCTAACTTTAAAATATCTCTCCACGTTCTTTAAATGAAGGATTCCAAACACTATAAAAGCTTGATACTTTTCCCTGGATGCGAATTTTTTAATTAATTCGTTCATTAATAACAGAAAGTTCTTACATTTACGAGTGGAATATATTATGATAAAAAGAGACATGTAAGAGTACATGTGACAAAGGAGCGAATTGATATATGAGATTTAATGTTCATGTAATAATGGGGTTAAATGATGATTCAGTTGGACTTGCATACAAGTTAAAAGAAAATTACAAAGTTGTTTATATTTGTGATGACACCGTTGAGGTACTAGAAAAACGTGAAGACTTTACCTATGTCCACGAAGACTTTATCCATGCTATGGACCCTCTAGTTACTAAGGTTATTGTTTATGAACCACCCTATAAAACTGGCAAGATAGTTAATAAATCAAGATCGTTTGTTATGGAGAGGAAGAGTCCTGTTGAAGAGGATTAAGCTTTAGGGATTACGAATGAAAAAGCAGCTGAGATTGTATTTTCGGCTGCTTTTTTTGCGTTTAGAATTAATAAAAATGATAGGATTTTCTTTCAAAATCCTATTCAGGAAGAATACATAAACGGCGGCAGATCAAACTCTGGCGAAAGATTTTCAATAAGATTTACCACTGTATCGGCTCTGGTTCACAGGTTCGCTTTGGACGGCAAACCTGCTGGATCATAGCCTAGGAAGTAAAAAGAATTTTGCGGCGGGTGTGCGACCGTCACTCGCCTTCAACCTTCACTTGCATATTTCTTTCGAGTGCTGTCCCTGGGACCCGTTTTTTTAGGTGCCACCCATGCTGGATACTATTTCTGATAAGATCGGCTGATAATTAGCAAAAAATTGATACACTTCATAATTGTTTATCAAAATTTCCCGATATATTTGTTACTGGTGGAACCGCTTAAATTATTACTATTTATTGAATTGAAAATTTATTCATAAATAATTTCAAGAAACCCACTGCCTACAGCTTTTATTAAATTTCCCATGCAATTGTAGTGTATTTTCTGAATAGTTTTTTACACAGGTACCCGATTTTACTCAATTTTGAAACAGAACGAAATCAGTAGAAGCTTATTAAAGGTGAAGGTCTAATTCTCTAATTTCACCAGTGCTTACCAATAACTGAAGCTTATTTCTTCCAATTAACTTAACTCCTACTTTGCTTGCTAATGTAACAGCTTGATTGGTAAATTCAGTTGTTGTAATAACATACGCTTCAGTACAGTCATAATATGGCATTCCAGTATAAACTTCTTGGATAGCCTTATTCCCTAATTTACTATCTTGGCTGTACCTCTTAACTTGTACTGCTATTCTTCTATTATGTTTTATTAATATTAAGTCAACTCCCTGATCTCCACTGAGTGCCGTAAGTTCAACCATATAATCTCTTTTTTGAAAAAATTCCTTTAAGTAATATTCAAATTCTATTCCACTCATTTTATCTAGTTCTACCATCAAAGTATCAATATTTGGTGTTTGCCACTCTTTTTTTATTGAGTGAATTTCCTTTTTTAAATAGTTTCCTTGTATATAGGTATAACATTGAAGACAGTATTCTGAATTGTCACTCGTCTGATTAATAACAATCTCCCTAATACAACTAAATGTTTTACAGACTTTATTCTTATTTTTTCTTTTTATTTGGCTTTCACCTCTATGTCTATTACTGAATTGATAACATTGATTACAGTATTCTTTACTTGGGCTATTAACTAAAGGGAGAAAATTACGAACGCATCCATGATTTTTACATCTTTCCAATCTCATTACCTTCTTCTGTATTAGTAATAGTTAAAAATTTCTCAACGCATTGGATTATTCAAGATATATGTCTTAATCTTCTTTATTAATCCTCGCTGAAACTAAATCTATAAAAGTGGAAATGCCCTAGTCCTCTTTTTTCAGAGTGTAAGTCTAAAGCCAAAAAGGTAATCAGATCGCTTACTTACTAGTTGAGCACTCACTCCTTAGAGCGAGCTGGACTTAAACGCCTACTTTAAGAGATCAACATCTAATGGCGTATATGCTACCCAAGTTTTATTCGAATAAAATTTATTCTTAAACTGAATGTTAGCATCGCTGGAATTACTAATTCTACAGTCCTAACAACTTCACTAGGCACCTTCTTCTCCATAATAAACAATTTTGTTACTCGAAGAAATTGTCCTTTTTTATATGGTGGTTCATAGGAATATACTATAAATAAGGTGTGATCGATTAAATCGACAAATTGTTGATCGACAAAGGTAAAGTGTTTACGCATGTACTCCTTTAACGTAACCATCACAAATATAAACAACTTCATTTCAAGTCGCTGGTCCAATTGAATCTTGATTAAACCCCATAATGATATGAATATTAAACTTCATTAAACAATACTCTCCTTCTTGCTTTTACACAAACAACTCACTCTTCATTTTAATCTATTCCGACTATATATGTAAGAAATTTCAACCAAATAATTGTCATTGTTTAACCGCATTAAGAAATGAAAAAAGGGTAAGTGATTTTCACATAAAACATGCGCCCGAAAGTACTTCGACCGCTGTTAGATTTTCTGTATTGGTTTTAAAACCGTGAAGACTTTACTTATGTCCACGAAGACTTTATCCATGCTATGGACCCTCTAGTTACTAAGGTTATTGTTTATGAACCACCCTATAAAACTGGCAAGATAGTTAATAAATCAAGATCGTTTGTTATGGAGAGGAAGAGTCCTGTTGAAGAGGATTAAGCTTTAGGGATTTAGAATATAAAAGCAGCTGAAATTGTATTTTCAGCTGCTTTTTTGCGTTTAGAATTTATAAAAATGTATAGGGTTTTCTTTCAAAATCCTATTCAGGAAGAATACATAAACGGCGACAGCTCAAACTCTGGCGAAACATTTTTAAAAAGATTTACCACTGTAATGGCTCTTCCTTTAGGTGCCATCCATGCTGGGATACTATTTCTGATAAGATCGGCTTATAATTAGCAAAAAATTGAGACACTTCATAATTGTTTATCAAAATTTCCCGATTTATTTGGTACGAGTGGCACTTAAATTATGACTATTTATAAAATTAGTTATTTATTCAGAATCAATTTAAAGAAACCTATTGCCTACAGCTTTTATAGATTTCTTTATACAATTGTAGTGTATTTTCTGAATAGATTTTCACAGAGGTACCCGATTTTCAACTTTCTTTTTCTAGGTCAGTTTTTAATAAAGTCTATATCAGATTTTACATTTTACTCCAGGTAGATAGTTTAGTGTTTCACTATGAATTCCCGCAAGTCTTGGCATATATTCTGAATGGCATCGTCCCCTTTGTAATTTTGATGAATAGGTAATTCAACCACATACTCTTCAAATTTTTTAGAGGTCATCTTTAGGGTCAATCCATGAAGATCTAAATACGTTAAAAACACATATGCAGCTGTTTTCTGATTCCCGGTACTAAATATATGATCAGTAGATATAGCATGTAAGTACACACATGCTTTTTCAACAATGCTTGGAAATTGTTCTAGTCCCAATAATTTCGTTCGAGGTCTTTCTAACATCGAGTAAAAGCTGCCTTGAAATTTTACTCCAGCATTGTTTGAATCATGGGTTTCAGACATGACATATTCATGTAGCATGAGTATGTCATGCGTCTTTAGTATATATGCTTCCATTCGATTCTCCTTAACGGTCTTTAAGATTCTCAAACATGGTGGTGTATTTAT comes from the Paenisporosarcina antarctica genome and includes:
- a CDS encoding cell wall hydrolase, whose translation is MPRIKYRDSDVELMARMMRAEAEGEGQQGMLYVGNVIVNRARSDCLDFRDVRTIRDVIFHIQGGNYSFEAVQKGNLFYQRAREVEKRLARQTLDFWGKHPGKYALWYFNPYGPCPPTWYNQPFAGQFKQHCFYEPIGGTCDSVYRY
- a CDS encoding glycerophosphodiester phosphodiesterase, yielding MNKKTLLGTGLSLLILFSPLTQAFAEESTGEVRKVDNIAHRGAAGYAPENTMAAFDKAIEMKADYIEMDIQRTKDGELVIIHDTSVDRTTDGSGYVRDLTLNELRSLDAGSWKGTEFAGEKIPTFDQVLDKYHGKIGILLELKAPELYPGIEESIAEELKDRNLDKPQNQKMILQSFNFESMKKMNTLLPNIPIGVLTWSKAHTTPQALKEFSAYADYFNPSYGLINEDLVNLVHSLGMKIQSWTVRSQASADFLLEMKVDGIITDYPDYVDPRKEK
- a CDS encoding sigma-70 family RNA polymerase sigma factor, which produces MTNFEEVLEQYEPMIYACLRKLRIYKNHESFIQVGRIGLWKAWLRFDETKGDFTPFAFRSIYGSLLDELKKETKDDRLVPAEDQILELMVNKHSRTNCIEWSEKVKEALSQLKLHEQQLIHLLFVEGYSLDEVVVHLGVSKSCVKKRRERTLDKLKEMMTN
- a CDS encoding competence protein ComK translates to MLQCDSYLINRDTLALDPVFVDGYRTRIITKNGEYLSRMSILSLLEESCIRNASTFDGRIKAIRKLMEYPQKTPLLIDTEEEVAACPTLSHIHPECVWIFNHHFHVNVLSGNTSEVVFDNGMSLQVKVSKHVLNNQQQRMYSMMEVYRSKRRNMMIYVERPRTLQK
- a CDS encoding restriction endonuclease, giving the protein MERCKNHGCVRNFLPLVNSPSKEYCNQCYQFSNRHRGESQIKRKNKNKVCKTFSCIREIVINQTSDNSEYCLQCYTYIQGNYLKKEIHSIKKEWQTPNIDTLMVELDKMSGIEFEYYLKEFFQKRDYMVELTALSGDQGVDLILIKHNRRIAVQVKRYSQDSKLGNKAIQEVYTGMPYYDCTEAYVITTTEFTNQAVTLASKVGVKLIGRNKLQLLVSTGEIRELDLHL
- a CDS encoding type II toxin-antitoxin system death-on-curing family toxin; this encodes MEAYILKTHDILMLHEYVMSETHDSNNAGVKFQGSFYSMLERPRTKLLGLEQFPSIVEKACVYLHAISTDHIFSTGNQKTAAYVFLTYLDLHGLTLKMTSKKFEEYVVELPIHQNYKGDDAIQNICQDLREFIVKH